A single candidate division SR1 bacterium Aalborg_AAW-1 DNA region contains:
- the cca gene encoding Multifunctional CCA protein has product MLLFHNLNRLSDHHNYLSAIFGQKHFFFVGGMIRDLLLNRETNMDDVDITLSGTHTENKNIITSYDKEFSFFDTEKYGTMTIIPKSEGNTTQYEITPFRTETTYSDGRHPDEVVRSDSLLDDSQRRDFTINCLYYYKTNAIVRDTNQQPTTDPKFLSLLDRQGRYYDETSQTLILQDHQLISNFQNNTLENNILSDAVHVILDPHGGIQDLVHKKIKAVGAPDRRFQEDALRVVRGLRFSVALECDFEKHTWTALQKNAHLIRHIAKERIKQECDKVFAGNNPFGFVALLDAANLLKWIFPKVYDNKGVEQPLRYHPFDVYTHTLMVLYHAQQLSTDKLLRYAALYHDVGKVEQYSSYNMKLDEEGVRSMFSSWLNHVICGEDFVREDFKNLNASTKEIDTIARYVRRHMKIGEILMGDESHYKKKLRPMIAQVGPDMVKNLCLLTVADRLGQYNPIQAPAVDDVYGLIDLIDIIMEEEGRFSMKELAINGDLLMKELKLTPGPQLGVLLKKSYERVLEDLSRNDKETLLTVIQGWMKE; this is encoded by the coding sequence ATGTTGTTATTTCATAATCTTAATCGTCTATCTGATCATCACAACTATCTGTCCGCCATTTTCGGTCAGAAACATTTTTTTTTCGTAGGTGGAATGATTAGAGATCTCTTACTTAATAGAGAGACCAATATGGATGATGTGGATATTACCCTCTCGGGAACACATACAGAAAACAAAAATATTATTACTAGTTATGATAAAGAATTTTCGTTTTTCGATACCGAAAAATACGGAACGATGACGATTATACCCAAGTCAGAATGAAATACTACCCAATACGAAATAACTCCCTTTCGCACAGAGACAACCTATAGTGATGGACGTCATCCTGATGAAGTCGTACGATCTGATTCACTCCTGGATGATAGTCAGAGAAGAGATTTTACCATCAACTGTCTATACTACTACAAAACAAACGCAATAGTACGTGATACTAATCAACAGCCAACCACCGACCCTAAATTTCTTTCACTCTTAGACAGACAGGGGCGATATTACGATGAAACTTCTCAAACACTAATCCTCCAAGATCACCAACTCATTAGTAATTTTCAAAATAATACATTAGAAAACAATATACTTTCTGACGCTGTTCACGTCATTCTTGACCCTCACGGAGGAATACAGGATCTCGTCCACAAAAAAATTAAAGCAGTCGGAGCTCCTGATCGTAGATTTCAAGAAGATGCTCTCAGAGTCGTCAGAGGATTGAGATTTTCTGTAGCTCTCGAATGTGATTTTGAAAAACATACCTGGACTGCGCTCCAGAAGAATGCTCATCTCATCCGCCATATCGCCAAAGAACGTATCAAACAAGAATGTGATAAGGTTTTCGCTGGTAATAATCCTTTCGGATTTGTTGCACTTCTGGATGCAGCCAATCTCTTAAAATGGATTTTCCCCAAAGTCTACGATAACAAAGGAGTTGAACAACCTCTCAGATATCATCCCTTTGATGTGTATACGCATACGCTCATGGTACTCTACCATGCACAACAACTCAGTACTGACAAACTTCTCCGTTACGCTGCTCTCTATCACGATGTAGGGAAAGTAGAACAATATTCATCTTATAATATGAAACTTGATGAAGAAGGAGTAAGAAGTATGTTTAGCTCTTGGCTGAATCATGTGATCTGTGGAGAAGATTTCGTCAGAGAAGACTTCAAAAATCTCAATGCTAGCACCAAAGAAATAGATACTATCGCTCGATATGTGCGTCGACATATGAAAATAGGTGAAATACTTATGGGAGATGAATCTCACTATAAAAAGAAGCTCAGACCAATGATAGCCCAAGTCGGTCCAGATATGGTAAAAAACTTGTGTCTTCTGACAGTAGCTGATCGTCTTGGGCAGTATAATCCTATTCAGGCTCCTGCAGTCGATGATGTATATGGTTTAATAGATCTGATTGATATCATCATGGAAGAAGAGGGAAGATTCTCAATGAAAGAACTCGCTATCAATGGCGACTTACTGATGAAGGAACTTAAACTCACACCATGACCTCAACTAGGCGTATTACTCAAAAAGTCTTACGAACGAGTACTCGAAGATCTGAGTAGAAATGATAAAGAAACCCTTCTCACCGTTATCCAGTGATGGATGAAAGAATAG